The genomic interval TCGAGAAATGGCTTGAATactctgttcatgagatccatgaaagctgctggagcatttgtcaatccaaatggcattaccgtaaactcataatgaccatatcttgttctgaaagctgtctttgGAACGTCTTCTGGTTTGACcttcagttgatgatatcctgtcCTCAAATCAAGCTTGGAAAATATTGTGGCTCCTTTGAGTTGatcgaaaagatcatctatCCTTGGAAGAGGATATCTgtttttgattgtgatcttgttgagttctctataatcgatacacaatctcatacttccatcctttttctttacaaataagactggagctccccaaggagagACACTTGGTCTGATTTGTTTCTTGTCtaacaactcttgaagttgtTCTTTTAGTTCATTGAGttctgctggagccattcgaTAGGGTGCCTTTGATATTGGTGTGGCACCTGGTACCAAGTTAATCTCGAATTCTATCTCACGGTCCGGAACCATTCCAGGTAGCTCTTCTGGAAAGACATCCGAAAATTCTTGTACCACTGGAATATCTTCTATCTTGAGCTCGACTCCTTCTTTTACTTCGTTTACCATTGCTAGATAAACTATTTCTCCAGACTTCATGGCTTTCCAGGTTTGAGATGCAGAAAGGAGGGATTTACGTTTCTTAGCCTTGCCATGGTATGTGATTTCTTTTTGGCTTGGAGTTCGGAGTTTGATAATCTTATGCCGACAATCTACTATTGCATGACTCTTggataaccaatccattcccagaATAACGTCGAACTCCACCATGTTAACTTGAATCAATTCAGCGTTGAATGTGTGTTCATTGATATATACTATGCAGTTCCGATGTATCTTATGTGTTTCAATTGTTTTACTGGTGGGAGTAGCAATTCTAAAAGGTTCAACAAGTATCTCTGGTATAAGCCCTAACTTCTTAGTGAATCTCTTAGAAATAAATGAATGAGTGGCACCACAGTCAAACAACACATAAGCtgaaattttattgattataatggtacc from Primulina eburnea isolate SZY01 chromosome 17, ASM2296580v1, whole genome shotgun sequence carries:
- the LOC140817987 gene encoding uncharacterized protein; its protein translation is MGHRIANCPEPLKKMTWSNTNDTPNKPKENKTNARMFAITQEEADDANDVVAGTIIINKISAYVLFDCGATHSFISKRFTKKLGLIPEILVEPFRIATPTSKTIETHKIHRNCIVYINEHTFNAELIQVNMVEFDVILGMDWLSKSHAIVDCRHKIIKLRTPSQKEITYHGKAKKRKSLLSASQTWKAMKSGEIVYLAMVNEVKEGVELKIEDIPVVQEFSDVFPEELPGMVPDREIEFEINLVPGATPISKAPYRMAPAELNELKEQLQELLDKKQIRPSISSSKDR